A segment of the Streptomyces diastaticus subsp. diastaticus genome:
GCCGCGTGCAGGCGGACCGGTTCGGCGTCCAGGGGGCGGTAGACGAGGCCGGTGGACTGGATGTGCTGGACCGAGGTCAGGGTGAGGGTGACGCCCACGCCGGCGGCGACCAGGGCGAGGATCGTGTGCGAGTCCGGGGCCTCCTGGACGACGCGCGGGGTGAATCCGGCCCCCTCGCAGGCGCGGACCATGGCGTCGCGGAGGCTGGAGCCGGCGTTGGCCGGGAAGCTGACGAAGGGCTGGTCGGCGAGGTCGGTGAGGGCGATGCGCTCGCGGGCGGCCAGCGGATGGTCGCCGGGCAGGGCGCAGATCAGCTCCTCCTCGCCGATGACCCGGGTGCGCACGCCGGGCCGGGAGGCGGGCAGGCGGACGAAGCCGAGGTCCAGGCTGCCCTCCGCGACGCGGGCCAGCGCGGTGTCGGCGTAGGTCTGGCCGGTGAGGACCAGCTCGATGCCGGGGTGGGCGGCGCGGACGGCGCCGGTGAGCAGGGGCAGCGCCTCGTGGCTGGAGGCCCCG
Coding sequences within it:
- a CDS encoding LysR family transcriptional regulator; this translates as MELRYLTAFVAVAEELHFGRAAKRLQMAQPPLSQQIRQLEKELGAQLFERNTRSVRLTSAGESFLGPVRTVLDDLDLAVRAVKAAGRGEYGRVTVGFAGASSHEALPLLTGAVRAAHPGIELVLTGQTYADTALARVAEGSLDLGFVRLPASRPGVRTRVIGEEELICALPGDHPLAARERIALTDLADQPFVSFPANAGSSLRDAMVRACEGAGFTPRVVQEAPDSHTILALVAAGVGVTLTLTSVQHIQSTGLVYRPLDAEPVRLHAALAWRADNPSAALRSVLAVAEQALPTPPGAAD